In Persicimonas caeni, a single window of DNA contains:
- a CDS encoding SHOCT domain-containing protein: METLMILSLIGLALFIFFGVRFIHRRNGGGATDKESKEPTGVRRFREQHQEADERIIGAVDAWIGEIFELKASDQFTGSLLLTNKRLVFVGTSFRLGSADAERTQQISVDKIRTLDISADKALLALEVNDEYEYGMRDNPENREFLESVRRAKSQPSAPSHSSSTGGADPLEQLEKLKGLHDSGVLSDAEFEQKKRALLERV, translated from the coding sequence ATGGAAACCTTGATGATACTCTCGCTTATCGGGCTTGCGCTCTTCATCTTCTTTGGCGTGCGTTTCATTCATCGACGCAATGGCGGCGGCGCGACTGATAAAGAGTCCAAGGAACCTACAGGAGTTCGTCGGTTTCGCGAGCAGCACCAAGAGGCGGACGAAAGAATCATTGGCGCTGTCGATGCATGGATCGGAGAGATTTTCGAATTGAAAGCCTCCGATCAATTCACCGGCTCTTTGCTCCTCACCAACAAGCGTTTGGTTTTCGTCGGCACTTCCTTCCGTCTGGGCTCGGCGGACGCGGAGAGAACCCAGCAGATTTCTGTCGACAAGATCCGCACTCTGGATATTTCGGCCGACAAAGCGCTTCTCGCGCTCGAGGTAAATGACGAGTATGAGTACGGCATGCGAGACAATCCAGAAAACCGCGAGTTTCTAGAGTCAGTGAGGCGCGCGAAGTCGCAACCGTCCGCACCATCTCATTCGAGCTCCACCGGGGGCGCCGACCCGCTGGAGCAGCTCGAAAAGCTCAAGGGACTCCATGACTCAGGGGTGTTATCAGACGCCGAGTTTGAACAGAAGAAGCGCGCACTCCTAGAGAGAGTTTGA